A region of Maridesulfovibrio sp. DNA encodes the following proteins:
- a CDS encoding nucleoside triphosphate pyrophosphatase: MSIYRTVKPLILGSGSPRRKDLLQSAGLEFKITPATCDEPAPLPGQDPEDYAIKMAELKAENVAASNKGAYILGSDTIVVRDMEILGKPKHREEAYQMVKSLCGRKHKVISGCALISPDGERISYAVSTEVEFIEFNDPAVRSYAATGEPDDKAGAYAIQGQGAFLVKGICGSYTNVVGLPLAKVLETLVSYGVIVPGDG, encoded by the coding sequence ATGAGCATATACCGCACAGTCAAACCATTGATACTCGGCTCCGGCTCACCACGCCGCAAGGACCTGCTTCAATCTGCCGGTCTTGAGTTTAAAATCACCCCCGCAACCTGTGACGAGCCTGCCCCGCTCCCCGGTCAGGACCCGGAAGATTACGCAATCAAAATGGCCGAATTAAAAGCAGAAAACGTAGCCGCTAGCAACAAGGGAGCGTATATACTCGGCTCGGACACTATTGTTGTTCGTGACATGGAAATCCTAGGTAAACCCAAGCATCGCGAAGAAGCATATCAGATGGTTAAGTCCCTATGCGGACGCAAACATAAAGTTATCAGTGGATGTGCCCTTATCTCGCCAGACGGGGAAAGAATAAGCTACGCCGTATCTACGGAAGTTGAATTCATCGAATTCAATGACCCTGCAGTACGGTCCTACGCCGCCACCGGAGAACCGGACGACAAAGCCGGAGCCTACGCTATTCAGGGGCAGGGAGCCTTTCTAGTCAAAGGAATCTGCGGATCATACACCAACGTGGTCGGATTACCCTTGGCGAAAGTGCTAGAAACCTTAGTATCTTACGGAGTTATCGTTCCGGGAGATGGGTAA